Proteins from a single region of Oreochromis niloticus isolate F11D_XX linkage group LG7, O_niloticus_UMD_NMBU, whole genome shotgun sequence:
- the fancf gene encoding Fanconi anemia group F protein codes for MEAMLKNLASTVEMLAVAAQSDAVKHWDKQTLSRAFHWARYCEHVFSRFHNNAAIRRIMEKQLQLTNQTLRDTIPGYTEVSFSDLPRCQHLLLVRLLNNPELPSSLMKMLFDTARPVKTMHGEYEDVTGLCSHIVQCKSVYKVLSPLADMSALGADAEVQGEMLMERLEALLNQGSETCRAEHFLGSVLQGCEGALQQFCVVIAAALLTSKNCAAQTAAHDFLLDWLQKNHSLLQHMCSLLSPTLLRDLAKEHQKFRDAFCNVLKKWASEMEYSLNDSEWVLTSTGPTVSFKKLTELFLALFEASPSLKGGVEKELNALKISDGDFDVTGLSVWGDLLSALNT; via the coding sequence ATGGAGGCGATGCTGAAAAACTTAGCTAGCACGGTGGAGATGCTGGCGGTGGCGGCGCAGAGCGATGCGGTAAAGCACTGGGATAAACAAACTCTGTCCAGGGCGTTTCACTGGGCCCGGTACTGCGAGCACGTCTTCTCCAGGTTCCATAATAACGCCGCTATTAGGAGGATCATggagaaacagctgcagctcaCAAACCAAACTCTGCGAGATACCATCCCCGGATACACCGAAGTCTCCTTCTCGGACCTCCCCCGGTGCCAGCACTTGTTGCTCGTCAGGTTGTTGAACAACCCAGAACTTCCCAGTTCTCTCATGAAGATGCTCTTTGACACAGCGCGTCCTGTCAAGACGATGCACGGAGAGTATGAGGACGTCACAGGTCTCTGCAGTCACATAGTTCAATGCAAATCAGTTTATAAGGTCCTGAGTCCCCTAGCTGATATGTCAGCCCTTGGTGCTGATGCTGAGGTGCAGGGGGAGATGCTGATGGAGAGGCTGGAGGCTCTGCTGAACCAAGGCAGTGAAACCTGCAGGGCAGAGCATTTTTTAGGCTCTGTCCTCCAGGGATGCGAAGGGGCATTGCAACAATTCTGTGTAGTCATCGCTGCAGCTCTGCTGACATCCAAAAACTGTGCTGCACAAACTGCTGCACATGATTTTCTCTTAGACTGGTTGCAAAAGAATCACAGTCTGCTCCAGCACATGTGTTCTCTACTGTCTCCTACACTTTTGAGAGATCTGGCAAAAGAACATCAGAAATTCAGAGATGCATTTTGTAATGTACTGAAAAAGTGGGCCTCGGAAATGGAATACAGCTTAAATGATAGCGAATGGGTTCTAACCAGCACGGGCCCCACAGTGTCCTTCAAGAAACTTACTGAGCTCTTTCTGGCTTTATTCGAGGCCAGTCCATCTCTGAAGGGGGGTGTAGAAAAAGAACTAAATGCTTTGAAGATTTCTGATGGAGACTTTGATGTCACAGGGCTGAGTGTGTGGGGAGACCTGCTGTCAGCTTTAAACACGTGA
- the LOC102079892 gene encoding P2Y purinoceptor 4: MFGPTLSTSSSCVEDIKVAFHRTDGRRESTDNYSVFARTGGCVLHQNMLAGLFHLALCRSYCNKDMGNSQIQPPEEDLCDLDTHHGLTVVELYIMPASFLAVLILGLPLNLLSLWVFALRLQRWTRSTVFLFNLTLADTSWLLALPFLIHYHLNHMYWNQGLPLCIAVRMLYHNYFYLSIFFVTCISVDRYLAIVHPLRSLVLLDRRKASLLCAAVWTATLLLSIPVARMTQIQTCPGSNRTVCTLYVLLRETGESLPYSLICSIIGFLFPLLAICYCGLRSIRELRRRPLHPDHLNKKLRLRRLLGAVLVIFSSFYLPYHLSRNAAVVIRAIYPDNPASWRSADTAFVLEMCICGLITCVNPLFSCLIGRQFRNEFYGTIAAMVSRCPRMQATSKGTQMNLRKRQEVSSVAPVRALPAPRP, encoded by the exons ATGTTTGGACCAACGCTGTCGACCAGCAGCTCTTGTGTCGAGGACATCAAAGTTGCTTTTCACAGAACAGATGGCCGGAGAGAGAGCACTGATAACTATTCAGTGTTTGCTCGCACTGGTGGGTGTGTTTTACACCAAAATATGTTGGCAGGGTTGTTTCACTTGGCACTGTGCAGATCCTACTGTAACAAAGACATGGGGAACAGTCAGATTCAG CCTCCAGAGGAAGACCTTTGTGATCTGGACACCCATCATGGTTTAACTGTGGTCGAGCTCTACATTATGCCCGCCTCCTTCCTGGCTGTGCTTATCCTCGGGCTCCCCCTCAACTTGCTCTCCCTGTGGGTTTTCGCCCTGCGGCTGCAGCGATGGACCCGCAGCACGGTGTTCCTCTTCAACCTGACCTTAGCTGACACCTCCTGGCTCCTGGCCTTGCCTTTCCTCATCCATTACCATCTGAACCACATGTACTGGAACCAGGGGCTGCCGCTCTGCATTGCTGTGAGGATGCTTTACCACAACTACTTCTACCTCAGCATCTTCTTCGTCACCTGCATCAGTGTGGACCGATACCTGGCCATCGTACACCCACTGCGCTCTCTGGTGCTGCTCGACCGGCGGAAGGCCTCTCTGCTGTGCGCGGCCGTATGGACGGCCACGCTGCTCCTAAGCATACCTGTTGCCCGGATGACTCAGATCCAGACTTGCCCCGGAAGCAACCGCACCGTGTGCACCCTGTACGTACTGCTACGTGAAACAGGGGAGAGCCTCCCTTATTCCCTCATATGCTCCATTATCGGCTTCCTCTTCCCGCTGCTCGCCATCTGCTACTGCGGCCTGCGCAGCATCAGAGAGCTTCGCCGTCGACCTCTCCACCCCGATCACCTCAACAAGAAGCTGAGGCTCAGGCGGCTGCTGGGCGCAGTGCTAGTCATATTTTCCTCGTTTTACCTGCCCTATCACCTGAGCCGCAACGCTGCCGTCGTGATACGAGCAATCTACCCCGACAACCCCGCCTCCTGGCGATCCGCAGACACGGCCTTCGTCCTGGAGATGTGTATTTGCGGCCTCATTACCTGCGTTAACCCCTTGTTCAGCTGCCTTATAGGACGCCAGTTTAGGAATGAGTTTTACGGCACGATTGCTGCCATGGTTTCACGTTGTCCACGCATGCAGGCGACATCTAAAGGGACCCAGATGAACCTTAGGAAAAGGCAGGAGGTGTCCAGTGTTGCACCTGTGCGCGCACTGCCTGCACCTAGACCTTAA
- the slc17a6a gene encoding vesicular glutamate transporter 2.2, with the protein MEPGKEKALPTSKEGMKQIAGKALGALYRRIEKRQQTGEAIELTEDGRPRADEERKTPLCDCTCFGLPRRYIIAMLSGLGFCISFGIRCNLGVAIVSMVNNSTIHQNGKIIIKEKAKFNWDPETVGMIHGSFFWGYIVTQIPGGYISSRLAANRVFGAAIVLTSTLNMFIPSAARVHYGCVIFVRILQGLVEGVTYPACHGIWSKWAPPLERSRLATISFCGSYAGAVIAMPLAGILVQYTGWSSVFYVYGSFGIVWYMFWILVSYESPAEHPTITEEERRYIEESIGESAQLMGAMEKFKTPWRKFFSSMPVYAIIVANFCRSWTFYLLLISQPAYFEEVFGFEISKVGILSALPHLVMTIIVPLGGQLADYLRTHNIMSTTTVRKIMNCGGFGMEATLLLVVGYSHSKGVAISFLVLAVGFSGFAISGFNVNHLDIAPRYASILMGISNGVGTLSGMVCPLIVGAMTKNKTREEWQYVFLIASLVHYGGVIFYGLFASGEKQPWADPEETSEEKCGFIDEDELAEETGDITQGYGAMGGPAKSYGATGQLNGGWVQDWDKTEEYVQEPVGKMYTQRGYS; encoded by the exons ATGGAGCCAGGAAAGGAGAAAGCTCTCCCCACCAGTAAAGAGGGGATGAAACAAATAGCAGGAAAGGCCCTCGGGGCTCTGTACAG GAGAATCGAAAAGCGGCAGCAAACAGGTGAAGCGATCGAGCTGACGGAGGATGGGAGACCGCGAGCGGACGAGGAGCGGAAGACGCCCCTGTGTGACTGCACGTGCTTCGGGCTGCCGCGCAGATACATCATCGCTATGCTGAGCGGGCTCGGCTTCTGCATCTCCTTCGGTATCCGGTGTAACTTGGGTGTGGCCATCGTCAGCATGGTCAATAACAGCACAATCCACCAAAACGGCAAGATAATCATCAAAGAG AAAGCGAAATTCAACTGGGACCCAGAGACTGTGGGGATGATTCACGGTTCCTTCTTCTGGGGCTACATAGTTACTCAGATTCCAGGAGGGTACATCTCCTCCAGGCTGGCTGCAAACAG AGTTTTTGGTGCTGCCATCGTGCTGACATCCACCCTGAACATGTTCATTCCCTCTGCCGCCCGGGTGCACTACGGATGTGTCATCTTTGTGAGGATATTACAAGGGTTGGTGGAG GGAGTGACTTACCCGGCCTGCCACGGGATCTGGAGTAAATGGGCTCCGCCGCTGGAAAGAAGTCGTCTGGCAACCATCTCGTTTTGTG GATCATACGCCGGCGCAGTGATCGCCATGCCTCTGGCCGGGATCCTGGTCCAGTATACTGGATGGTCTTCTGTCTTCTATGTGTATG GATCCTTTGGGATAGTTTGGTACATGTTCTGGATTTTGGTGTCCTACGAAAGCCCGGCAGAACATCCAACAATCACTGAGGAGGAGCGCCGTTACATTGAGGAGAGCATTGGCGAAAGTGCCCAGCTCATGGGCGCGATGGAG AAATTCAAGACTCCCTGGAGGAAATTCTTCTCTTCTATGCCTGTCTATGCAATCATTGTGGCCAACTTCTGCAGAAGCTGGACCTTTTATCTGCTTCTCATCAGTCAGCCTGCATACTTTGAAGAAGTTTTTGGCTTTGAGATCAGCAAG GTTGGAATCCTGTCAGCTCTCCCTCACTTGGTCATGACCATCATCGTGCCTCTAGGAGGCCAGCTAGCAGACTACCTGCGAACCCACAACATTATGTCCACCACTACGGTCCGCAAAATCATGAACTGTGGAG GCTTTGGCATGGAGGCTACTCTTTTACTAGTGGTTGGTTATTCCCACAGTAAGGGGGTAGCCATCTCTTTCTTAGTTCTGGCGGTGGGATTTAGCGGTTTTGCAATATCAG GTTTCAACGTGAACCATCTAGACATCGCCCCTCGCTATGCCAGCATCCTCATGGGCATTTCCAATGGCGTGGGAACGCTGTCAGGGATGGTCTGCCCTCTTATAGTGGGAGCAATGACAAAAAACAAG ACTCGTGAAGAGTGGCAGTATGTCTTCCTCATTGCTTCTCTCGTGCATTACGGAGGCGTGATATTTTACGGGCTCTTCGCATCGGGGGAGAAACAGCCATGGGCTGACCCTGAAGAAACCAGCGAAGAGAAGTGCGGTTTTATAGATGAGGACGAGCTGGCAGAGGAGACGGGCGACATCACCCAGGGATACGGTGCGATGGGAGGTCCAGCTAAAAGCTACGGGGCCACGGGGCAGCTGAACGGAGGCTGGGTGCAGGACTGGGATAAAACGGAGGAATACGTACAGGAGCCAGTGGGAAAGATGTACACCCAGCGCGGCTACTCTTAA
- the ano5a gene encoding anoctamin-5 isoform X2, with amino-acid sequence MKIDKQKYSKDSVFFRDGVRRIDFVLSYIDDKDDQRKQERRRVYESNLQKVGLELETEDKTESEDGKTYFVKIHAPWEVLATYADVLKIKVPFKVNDIPDNSEIPMNWLSTPFRLPEHIMNPEPDYFTAPFNKSKSDFFLIEDKETFFPPSTRNRIVYYILARCPYFKDECGDRDKKGIKRLLNNGTYTAAFPLHDSRYWTKSKDPNCESERFNLYKYWAKFFCFFKEQPLNLVRKYYGEKIGIYFAWLGFYTEMLFFAAVVGTICFVYGFLTYDDNEWSKEICSEEIGGNIVMCPLCDQKCTYWRLNITCNSSWQSHLFDNVATVFFAIFMGIWVTLFLEFWKRRQARLEYEWDLVDFEEEQQQLQLRPEYETKCTNRKLNRITQEMEPYLPITSKCARICLSGATVLLWISLIIACIIGVIAYRLAVYASFASIMKNNTATNLDVVAPYVTPQLATSVTASCINFVIIMILNLLYERVAIKITDMEIPKTHLEYENKLTVKMFLFQFVNYYSSCFYVAFFKGKFVGYPGNYTYMFGSSKLRNEECEPGGCLIELTTQLVIVMTGKQVWGNIQEALVPWLMNWWGSRKARSHPESLYSRWEQDYDLQGFGQLGLFYEYLEMVIQFGFITLFVASFPLAPLLALINNIIEVRVDAWKLTTQFRRPVAAKAHSIGAWEEILGGMAVLSVVTNAFIVAFTSDMIPRLVYMYAYRTHDELNMKGYINNSLSVFNISQFTLEERPEEYPSWFNSSITTCRYRDYRYPPDDKKRYEHNMQFWHILAAKLAFIIIMEHVVFMVKFFVAWMIPDVPSDVRARVKRERYLVQEYLHNYEVEKLKIQLSQNSNNECTCTPMIYPSLSKHEVLSECL; translated from the exons ATTGACAAGCAAAAATACAGTAAGGACTCCGTGTTCTTCCGTGATGGAGTGCGCAGGATCGATTTTGTTCTGTCCTATATTGACGATAAAGACGATCAAAGGAAACAG GAAAGGAGGAGGGTGTATGAATCCAACTTACAGAAAGTCGGCCTGGAGCTGGAGACAGAAGATAAAACT GAGTCAGAGGATGGAAAGACTTATTTTGTCAAGATCCATGCTCCATGGGAAGTACTGGCCACATATGCAGACGTGCTGAAAATCAAGGTTCCTTTCAAGGTCAACGATATCCCAGACAACAGCGAGATCCCCATGAACTGGCTGTCGACGCCTTTCCGTCTGCCGGAGCACATCATGAACCCTGAGCCAGACTATTTCACAGCTCCATTCAACAAGAGCAAGTCTGACTTCTTCCTTATCGAAGACAAAGAGACGTTCTTCCCTCCTTCTACTCGCAACAGGATC GTCTACTATATCCTGGCACGCTGTCCATACTTTAAGGATGAATGTGGGGATAGAGACAAGAAGGGAATCAAGAGGTTGCTCAACAATGGGACCTACACTGCTGCCTTTCCTCTGCATGAT TCGAGGTACTGGACAAAGTCAAAGGATCCCAACTGCGAAAGTGAAAGATTCAATCTCTACAAATACTGGGCcaaatttttttgtttcttcaagGAGCAACCCCTCAATCTTGTGAG GAAATATTATGGAGAAAAGATAGGTATTTATTTTGCGTGGCTGGGTTTCTACACTGAGATGCTGTTCTTCGCTGCTGTAGTTGGGACAATTTGTTTCGTTTATGGATTCCTGACATATGACGACAATGAATGGAG TAAAGAAATATGTAGTGAGGAAATTGGAGGCAATATTGTCATGTGTCCACTTTGCGACCAAAAGTGTACCTACTGGAGACTCAACATAACATGCAACTCCTCGTGG CAATCACACCTATTTGACAATGTGGCAACTGTGTTTTTTGCCATATTCATGGGGATTTGGG TGACGCTGTTTCTGGAGTTCTGGAAGAGGCGGCAGGCGCGCCTGGAGTACGAGTGGGATCTGGTTGACTTTGAGGAGGAGcaacaacagctgcagcttCGGCCAGAGTATGAGACCAAGTGCACCAACCGCAAGCTGAACCGCATCACTCAG GAAATGGAGCCTTACTTACCCATAACAAGCAAGTGTGCACGCATATGCCTGTCTGGAGCTACCGTCCTGTTGTGG ATCTCATTGATCATTGCCTGCATCATTGGGGTCATAGCATACCGCTTGGCGGTATATGCATCCTTTGCTAGCATCATGAAGAACAATACCGCCACCAACCTGGACGTGGTTGCCCCCTACGTCACCCCACAGCTGGCCACTTCTGTCACTGCCTCTTGCATCAACTTTGTTATCATCATGATCCTCAACCTGTTGTATGAGAGAGTGGCTATTAAGATCACTGACATGG AAATTCCGAAGACCCACCTGGAGTATGAGAACAAACTGACAGTGAAGATGTTCCTCTTCCAGTTTGTCAACTATTACTCTTCCTGCTTCTACGTGGCCTTCTTTAAGGGAAAGTTTGTCGGCTATCCTGGAAATTATACCTATATGTTTGGAAGCAGCAaattgaggaatgaagag TGTGAACCTGGTGGCTGTCTGATTGAGCTGACCACCCAGCTGGTGATAGTGATGACTGGTAAACAGGTGTGGGGCAACATCCAAGAAGCTCTCGTTCC GTGGCTGATGAACTGGTGGGGCAGCAGGAAGGCACGAAGTCACCCGGAGAGTCTGTACAGCCGCTGGGAGCAGGACTACGACCTGCAGGGCTTTGGGCAACTAGGCCTCTTCTATGAATACCTGGAAATGG TGATCCAGTTTGGTTTCATCACTCTGTTCGTTGCCTCCTTTCCCTTGGCACCCCTGCTGGCACTTATCAACAACATCATTGAGGTCAGAGTGGATGCCTGGAAGCTCACGACGCAGTTCAGACGCCCTGTAGCAGCCAAGGCCCACAGCATAGGAGCCTGGGAGGAAATCCTTGGTGGGATGGCCGTACTCTCTGTAGTCACAAAT GCATTCATCGTGGCCTTCACCTCTGATATGATCCCACGGCTAGTGTACATGTATGCCTACCGTACACACGATGAGCTGAATATGAAAGGCTACATAAACAACAGCCTGTCGGTGTTTAACATCTCTCAGTTCACCCTAGAAGAAAGGCCTGAGGAATATCCATCCTGGTTCAACAGCAGTATCACAACATGCAG GTATCGCGATTACCGCTATCCTCCTGACGATAAGAAGAGGTACGAACACAACATGCAGTTCTGGCATATTTTGGCTGCTAAGCTGgctttcatcatcatcatggag CATGTTGTGTTTATGGTCAAGTTCTTTGTGGCCTGGATGATTCCTGATGTTCCATCTGACGTGAGGGCTCGAGTAAAGAGAGAGCGCTACCTGGTCCAGGAGTACCTCCACAACTATGAAGTGGAGAAATTGAAGATCCAGCTCAGCCAGAACAGCAACAATGAGTGCACCTGCACACCCATGATCTACCCATCTTTATCCAAACATGAGGTGCTCTCAGAGTGCCTCTAG
- the ano5a gene encoding anoctamin-5 isoform X1, producing the protein MHRLTGKTGGDSLIEMSPTDSFSDDVNGYHHHASSSSGSLEQGRSEIDKQKYSKDSVFFRDGVRRIDFVLSYIDDKDDQRKQERRRVYESNLQKVGLELETEDKTESEDGKTYFVKIHAPWEVLATYADVLKIKVPFKVNDIPDNSEIPMNWLSTPFRLPEHIMNPEPDYFTAPFNKSKSDFFLIEDKETFFPPSTRNRIVYYILARCPYFKDECGDRDKKGIKRLLNNGTYTAAFPLHDSRYWTKSKDPNCESERFNLYKYWAKFFCFFKEQPLNLVRKYYGEKIGIYFAWLGFYTEMLFFAAVVGTICFVYGFLTYDDNEWSKEICSEEIGGNIVMCPLCDQKCTYWRLNITCNSSWQSHLFDNVATVFFAIFMGIWVTLFLEFWKRRQARLEYEWDLVDFEEEQQQLQLRPEYETKCTNRKLNRITQEMEPYLPITSKCARICLSGATVLLWISLIIACIIGVIAYRLAVYASFASIMKNNTATNLDVVAPYVTPQLATSVTASCINFVIIMILNLLYERVAIKITDMEIPKTHLEYENKLTVKMFLFQFVNYYSSCFYVAFFKGKFVGYPGNYTYMFGSSKLRNEECEPGGCLIELTTQLVIVMTGKQVWGNIQEALVPWLMNWWGSRKARSHPESLYSRWEQDYDLQGFGQLGLFYEYLEMVIQFGFITLFVASFPLAPLLALINNIIEVRVDAWKLTTQFRRPVAAKAHSIGAWEEILGGMAVLSVVTNAFIVAFTSDMIPRLVYMYAYRTHDELNMKGYINNSLSVFNISQFTLEERPEEYPSWFNSSITTCRYRDYRYPPDDKKRYEHNMQFWHILAAKLAFIIIMEHVVFMVKFFVAWMIPDVPSDVRARVKRERYLVQEYLHNYEVEKLKIQLSQNSNNECTCTPMIYPSLSKHEVLSECL; encoded by the exons ATTGACAAGCAAAAATACAGTAAGGACTCCGTGTTCTTCCGTGATGGAGTGCGCAGGATCGATTTTGTTCTGTCCTATATTGACGATAAAGACGATCAAAGGAAACAG GAAAGGAGGAGGGTGTATGAATCCAACTTACAGAAAGTCGGCCTGGAGCTGGAGACAGAAGATAAAACT GAGTCAGAGGATGGAAAGACTTATTTTGTCAAGATCCATGCTCCATGGGAAGTACTGGCCACATATGCAGACGTGCTGAAAATCAAGGTTCCTTTCAAGGTCAACGATATCCCAGACAACAGCGAGATCCCCATGAACTGGCTGTCGACGCCTTTCCGTCTGCCGGAGCACATCATGAACCCTGAGCCAGACTATTTCACAGCTCCATTCAACAAGAGCAAGTCTGACTTCTTCCTTATCGAAGACAAAGAGACGTTCTTCCCTCCTTCTACTCGCAACAGGATC GTCTACTATATCCTGGCACGCTGTCCATACTTTAAGGATGAATGTGGGGATAGAGACAAGAAGGGAATCAAGAGGTTGCTCAACAATGGGACCTACACTGCTGCCTTTCCTCTGCATGAT TCGAGGTACTGGACAAAGTCAAAGGATCCCAACTGCGAAAGTGAAAGATTCAATCTCTACAAATACTGGGCcaaatttttttgtttcttcaagGAGCAACCCCTCAATCTTGTGAG GAAATATTATGGAGAAAAGATAGGTATTTATTTTGCGTGGCTGGGTTTCTACACTGAGATGCTGTTCTTCGCTGCTGTAGTTGGGACAATTTGTTTCGTTTATGGATTCCTGACATATGACGACAATGAATGGAG TAAAGAAATATGTAGTGAGGAAATTGGAGGCAATATTGTCATGTGTCCACTTTGCGACCAAAAGTGTACCTACTGGAGACTCAACATAACATGCAACTCCTCGTGG CAATCACACCTATTTGACAATGTGGCAACTGTGTTTTTTGCCATATTCATGGGGATTTGGG TGACGCTGTTTCTGGAGTTCTGGAAGAGGCGGCAGGCGCGCCTGGAGTACGAGTGGGATCTGGTTGACTTTGAGGAGGAGcaacaacagctgcagcttCGGCCAGAGTATGAGACCAAGTGCACCAACCGCAAGCTGAACCGCATCACTCAG GAAATGGAGCCTTACTTACCCATAACAAGCAAGTGTGCACGCATATGCCTGTCTGGAGCTACCGTCCTGTTGTGG ATCTCATTGATCATTGCCTGCATCATTGGGGTCATAGCATACCGCTTGGCGGTATATGCATCCTTTGCTAGCATCATGAAGAACAATACCGCCACCAACCTGGACGTGGTTGCCCCCTACGTCACCCCACAGCTGGCCACTTCTGTCACTGCCTCTTGCATCAACTTTGTTATCATCATGATCCTCAACCTGTTGTATGAGAGAGTGGCTATTAAGATCACTGACATGG AAATTCCGAAGACCCACCTGGAGTATGAGAACAAACTGACAGTGAAGATGTTCCTCTTCCAGTTTGTCAACTATTACTCTTCCTGCTTCTACGTGGCCTTCTTTAAGGGAAAGTTTGTCGGCTATCCTGGAAATTATACCTATATGTTTGGAAGCAGCAaattgaggaatgaagag TGTGAACCTGGTGGCTGTCTGATTGAGCTGACCACCCAGCTGGTGATAGTGATGACTGGTAAACAGGTGTGGGGCAACATCCAAGAAGCTCTCGTTCC GTGGCTGATGAACTGGTGGGGCAGCAGGAAGGCACGAAGTCACCCGGAGAGTCTGTACAGCCGCTGGGAGCAGGACTACGACCTGCAGGGCTTTGGGCAACTAGGCCTCTTCTATGAATACCTGGAAATGG TGATCCAGTTTGGTTTCATCACTCTGTTCGTTGCCTCCTTTCCCTTGGCACCCCTGCTGGCACTTATCAACAACATCATTGAGGTCAGAGTGGATGCCTGGAAGCTCACGACGCAGTTCAGACGCCCTGTAGCAGCCAAGGCCCACAGCATAGGAGCCTGGGAGGAAATCCTTGGTGGGATGGCCGTACTCTCTGTAGTCACAAAT GCATTCATCGTGGCCTTCACCTCTGATATGATCCCACGGCTAGTGTACATGTATGCCTACCGTACACACGATGAGCTGAATATGAAAGGCTACATAAACAACAGCCTGTCGGTGTTTAACATCTCTCAGTTCACCCTAGAAGAAAGGCCTGAGGAATATCCATCCTGGTTCAACAGCAGTATCACAACATGCAG GTATCGCGATTACCGCTATCCTCCTGACGATAAGAAGAGGTACGAACACAACATGCAGTTCTGGCATATTTTGGCTGCTAAGCTGgctttcatcatcatcatggag CATGTTGTGTTTATGGTCAAGTTCTTTGTGGCCTGGATGATTCCTGATGTTCCATCTGACGTGAGGGCTCGAGTAAAGAGAGAGCGCTACCTGGTCCAGGAGTACCTCCACAACTATGAAGTGGAGAAATTGAAGATCCAGCTCAGCCAGAACAGCAACAATGAGTGCACCTGCACACCCATGATCTACCCATCTTTATCCAAACATGAGGTGCTCTCAGAGTGCCTCTAG